A genome region from Neisseria meningitidis includes the following:
- the lpdA gene encoding dihydrolipoyl dehydrogenase, which translates to MSQYDVVVIGAGPGGYVAAIRAAQLGFKTACVDAGVNKAGNAPALGGTCLNVGCIPSKALLQSSEHFHAAQHDFAEHGITVGDVKFDAAKMIERKDAIVTKLTGGVKFLFQKNKVTSLFGTASFAGKNGDAYQIEVDNKGEKTVIEAKHVIVATGSVPRPLPQVAIDNVNVLDNEGALNLTEVPTKLGVIGSGVIGLEMGSVWNRVGAEVTILEAAPTFLAAADQQIAKEAFKYFTKEQGLSIELGVKIGDIKSEGEGVSVAYETAAGEAKTEVFDKLIVAIGRIPNTKGLNAEAVGLEKDERGFIKVDGECRTNLPNVWAIGDVVRGPMLAHKASDEGVAVAERIAGQKPHIDFNNVPFVIYTDPEIAWVGKTEEQLKAEGVEYKKGTSGFGANGRALAMGKAKGTVKVLADAKTDRILGVHMIGPVVSELVTEGVTALEFFASSEDIARIIHAHPTLSEVVHEAALAADKRALHG; encoded by the coding sequence ATGTCTCAATATGATGTAGTAGTGATTGGTGCAGGCCCGGGCGGATACGTTGCCGCCATCCGTGCCGCGCAACTGGGTTTCAAAACCGCTTGTGTTGACGCAGGCGTTAACAAAGCAGGCAATGCCCCTGCATTGGGCGGTACTTGCTTGAACGTAGGCTGTATCCCTTCTAAAGCCCTGTTGCAATCCAGCGAACATTTCCACGCTGCGCAACACGATTTTGCCGAACACGGTATTACTGTCGGCGACGTAAAATTCGACGCGGCCAAAATGATTGAGCGCAAAGATGCCATCGTGACCAAACTGACCGGCGGAGTGAAATTCCTGTTCCAAAAAAACAAAGTAACCAGCCTGTTCGGTACTGCCTCCTTTGCCGGTAAAAATGGCGATGCTTACCAAATCGAAGTCGATAACAAAGGCGAGAAAACCGTTATCGAAGCCAAACACGTCATCGTAGCCACCGGTTCCGTACCGCGTCCGCTGCCACAAGTCGCTATCGACAACGTGAACGTTTTGGACAACGAAGGCGCATTGAACCTGACTGAAGTACCTACCAAACTCGGCGTGATCGGTTCCGGCGTGATTGGTTTGGAAATGGGTTCCGTATGGAACCGCGTGGGTGCGGAAGTTACCATTCTTGAAGCCGCGCCGACCTTCCTGGCTGCCGCCGACCAACAAATCGCCAAAGAAGCCTTCAAATACTTTACCAAAGAGCAAGGCTTGAGCATTGAATTGGGCGTGAAAATCGGCGACATCAAATCTGAAGGCGAAGGCGTTTCCGTTGCTTACGAAACTGCTGCCGGCGAAGCCAAAACCGAAGTATTCGACAAACTGATCGTTGCTATCGGCCGTATTCCAAACACCAAAGGCCTGAACGCCGAAGCTGTAGGCTTGGAAAAAGACGAGCGCGGCTTTATCAAAGTAGATGGCGAATGCCGTACCAACCTGCCTAACGTATGGGCAATCGGCGACGTGGTTCGCGGCCCGATGTTGGCACACAAAGCCAGCGACGAAGGCGTTGCCGTTGCTGAGCGCATTGCCGGTCAAAAACCGCATATCGACTTCAACAACGTACCATTCGTGATTTACACCGATCCTGAAATCGCTTGGGTGGGTAAAACCGAAGAGCAGCTCAAAGCCGAAGGCGTGGAGTACAAAAAAGGTACTTCAGGTTTCGGTGCAAACGGTCGCGCATTGGCCATGGGCAAAGCCAAAGGTACGGTTAAAGTGTTGGCAGATGCCAAAACTGACCGCATCTTGGGCGTACACATGATTGGCCCGGTTGTCAGCGAATTGGTTACCGAAGGCGTGACTGCGCTCGAATTCTTTGCCAGCAGCGAAGACATCGCCCGCATCATCCATGCCCACCCAACCTTGTCCGAAGTGGTTCACGAAGCTGCATTGGCGGCCGACAAACGCGCTTTGCACGGTTGA